In one Dermacentor albipictus isolate Rhodes 1998 colony chromosome 4, USDA_Dalb.pri_finalv2, whole genome shotgun sequence genomic region, the following are encoded:
- the LOC135902491 gene encoding uncharacterized protein, whose product MDNGRALRGWLRLDVPMKLCCCLALLGMTQGQFFSKTTNTIPRMGRRAFDYPPLEEQRLGRVLGLLRADPSRQSVAMADLGYLLGADGMQYGAWQRPTNGCRGSQCRVRGAVLLRTLQDADNVQ is encoded by the exons ATGGACAACGGACGTGCCCTGAGAG GCTGGCTGCGTCTAGACGTTCCCATGAAGCTTTGCTGCTGCCTAGCCCTTCTAGgaatgacacagggacagttCTTTTCGAAGACAACCAACACTATACCTCGTATGGGCAGAAGGGCTTTTGACTACCCTCCG TTGGAAGAACAGAGGTTGGGCCGCGTTCTCGGCCTCCTGAGGGCAGACCCGTCACGTCAGTCGGTGGCAATGGCCGACCTGGGATATCTACTGGGAGCGGATGGCATGCAGTACGGAGCCTGGCAAAGACCGACCAATG GTTGCCGTGGAAGCCAGTGCCGAGTTCGGGGAGCTGTGCTGCTACGGACCTTGCAAGACGCCGACAATGTGCAATGA